ACACTTCCTGAGAAGAGGTTTTTCTTCACTCCACGTGCTGAGGTTGAAAATCCTTGAGGATTTTTTCCATTAGCCAATGGGAAAATGGGAACTTTGATATAGTGCGCTGCAGTTCTCCAGTTTCCCCCCCCTTCTCGAGTCTAAAATAGGAGAATTGTAGGGCACCTGGCAGGCCATAATGCATAGCTGAGAAGCTGCATTTTGTCCAGAAATTGTGAAACAGAGAAATGAACCAAGATTACTATGCACGACTGGAAATCAGGATGTTGTCAAATGTTTGGTATGATATTGCGTTAACAAGgtctctttttgtttctttggGCAGACCGAAAAGTTTCCAGTTCAAGACACACGGTTGCCTAAAGGTAAGGGTGAGGTTTACATTTTTATACTTGAAACGTAGTTCAAGCATAAATATTACTTTACTGATGGTGTGAGACGTCCCGCCAAACCTGCCCTCAGCCGTCTTCCCGGGTGcctcgggggaggggggagggctccCTCCACCTCATAAataggcaggggagggcattgtgcCACCTAATCCTCCTCCTGCCTGCTAGGTCGTGCCTCTGGCCCTCGCTCACTTGCTCTCAGGTCACGCCAGCATTCACTGGGAGGCTCCCCTTTTATATGACATCCTTATGGCCCGCCCCCTCCAGAGGCAGCCAATCTGCCTCCCCGCTAGCTCCTGCCTTGTGCCACCCTTCACCTCCACCTGTGCTTCCCCTCCCGGGACTGGCTCTGCACTTGCTAGTCAACTCCAGGTCCCTCCCCCCTTCTGGGCTGTGGCCCAATGAGGACCCTGCCCCACCTACCCCATCATTACACCCAGCCTCCTTCCTGCCCGAACCTGGCCTGCCTTGGGCATCTACTTTGACTGAGTCTCCCAGggctccaccaccccttcctgtcCCGGTGGTGTGAGGGCTGGGGAGAGTCCCACTGGGGTAGCAGCCAGGCAGTGGAAGCCGTCAGCATCGTCCCCACTGCCACCAGAGAAGCCAAAAAACGTAGGGTGAGGTGCCCGGCTGGGCCTGCCGAATAGCTGAGGTACACGAAGCGCAGCAGCAGACACCAATGCTCCCCTCAGCCCTGCTGGCCTCGGCCCAGATCGTGATGTGGCCAGGACGTCCATGGGCAACCCCGGGGGCACGAGTTccggcttgtgtgtgtgtgtgtgggggggtggcttAGGAGCTTTTGAGCCTtgtcagctggctggctgagagcCCAGGCTGAGGACGAGGCCAGAAGCCAATGGCCCAGAGGGAGATGGGGAGGGAGGACAAGTGAGACGCAGAGGCGGATTGGTCGCCCGACAGGAGGCAGGGGCAGAAGGGAGCTATAAAGAGGGGAGGTCCCTGAGACgccggggaggagaaggctggggTGAACAAGGGCAGGTCAGCGAAAGAGAATGATAGTTCTCCCAGCGGGCAGGAGGAGGGTCAGGGTGACgcaaacccccttccctgcccgaCGCCAAGGCTGAGGGAACTCTTCCTCACCTAGCCCTGGGAAGACGGCTGAAGGTGGGCCTCGGGGGGTGGCAGGGTGGCTCACAGTATGCTGTCAGAAAGGCAGAGATTCTGGAGAGATGTTAGTGTGGTCTTATCATTAGCATACTCAGGGAAGAAGTTGGGGATTGTTGGATCTAGCTCTTCACCTAGAAAAGCAGGTAAACCAGGTGGCAATGAGTGCCTTTTGTCAACTTTGTGTGACACAGAAATGGTCCTTTTTAAGACTCCACGTACTTAGCCACACTAttccatgctatggtaacctcAAGACTGGACTACTGTGACATGTACTctgtggggctacccttgaagacctCATGGAAAAGACAACTGATTCAGAATTCAGCTCATGGACTGTGGCCCACAGACAAGCATTTTTGAACCTGTCATCCCAAGTATAAGACAGATTAGCTGCCAATTCGCTTCCATTCTCAGTTcaatctttaaagcccttcaggACCCGAGAACCTCATGTTTGTGGGTCTACCTCCACTCACAATCAGATCAGGCAACGGGCTATTAGTAGTTCCTCCAGTCAGAGAGGTTATGTTTTGGTGGCTACACAGGTTTTCCAAGGATGTGAAAAAGGCCCCAACCATGCAATTTTTGAAATCTAGAGAACAAAGCTTTTCCAACATCAGTTTGATGGCTCCTGAAAGGagattcaaaatcaaaaagagtccagtagcacctttaagactaaccaattttattatagcataagctttcgagaatcaagttctcttcatcagatgcctgatcaaaactgggcagatacagaagaggagggggaaagagagagaaaagggaggggtcataaatcacaagaaggcagaatgcaattagcatagaggcaatcaaaacattcctttgcttggaaatgtaaacatctccttttggtgtgcagtcagtttgtagcagtgaaggtgtccaattcctatgtagtataagccttcggtaaccacagctctccctgccagttgcatctgacaaagagaactgtggtccccgaaagcccacaccaggcgtcaccgggctcccccagatcacgcctctgtaaagagaatctgttacctgtggtaatgtgataaccattcatagtctctattcagtccccgcttgacagagtcaaatttgcatatgaattccaattcagcagcctcccgttggattttggttttgaaaggtttctgttgaaccacagcgacctttaagtctttggtggaatgtcctggtagattgaagtgttctcccactggtttttggacgtttccatttctaatgtcagatttgtgtccatttattcttttgcgtagaggttggctggtttgtccaatgtacagagcagaaggacattgttggcacatgagggcatatatcagattggaggatgagcagctgtaagagccagagacagtgtagttgatgccattgggtcctgtaattgtattccctgggtagatataggggcagagctggcatctgggtctgctgCAGGGCCTGggccctgtgctggtgactctgctggccgattcatgattgtaagtgagaagtcgtttaagattggggggctgtctgtaggcaaggaaaggtcttccacccagggcttctgagagagaggtatcattttccaggatgggttgtagctcactgatgatacgttggatgggtttgagctgggagctataggtgacaaccagtggtgttctgttgttagttcctttaggtttgtcctggagcagactgtttctgggtactagtctggccctgttaatttgtttcttcacttcatttggtgggtactgtagtcccaaaaatgcttgttgtaaatctcttaagtgtgagtctcggtcgagagcattggagcagatacggttgtaacgtaaggcttggctgtagacaatagaccgagtggtatgtttagggtggaagctgaaggcatgtagatatgagtatcggtctgttggtttccggtataaggtggtatttattcgtccattatgtagttgtacagtggtgtccaggaagtgtacctgttgtgtagagtggtccaggcttaggttgatagtagggtgaaagttattgaagtcctgatgaaatctctcaagggcttccttcccatgggtccaaatgatgaagatgtcatccaggaatcttaagtatagtagtggttccagtggatgggagctgaggaagcattgctctaagtccgccatgaatatgttagcatattgtggtgccatgcgtgtgcccatggctgtgccattaacctgtagatataagttgtcaccaaattcgaagtaattgtgagtgagtacgaagtgacaaagttcagtggcgaggtttgctgtggttttgtccgggataatattccgtatggcttgcaatccatctgcatgtgggatattggtgtacaaggcctccacatccatggttgctaggatggtgtcatctggtaggttgtcaatggattgtattttcctgaggaagtcagtggtgtcccgtaaatagctgggtgtgctggtggcatagggcctgaggatagagtccatgtatcccgagactcctactgtgattgtgcattttcctgcaacaattgggcgtcctgggttacccgctttgtggattttgggtagtaggtagaatcttcctggtcgtggttcctggggtgtgtccgtatggatgcattcttgtatgtccatggggagtgtttttaatattttattgagttcccttttgtattgttcagtggggtcagaaggtagtattttatagaatgttgtgttggagagttgtctttctgcttcttgtatataattttgtttatccatgatgacaactgctccacctttgtcagcttccttgattacgatgccagaattattttggaggctgtttatggcctctctttctccacggctgaggttctgctttaggtgttgttgtttgtcaattatctcagcctgagcacgtctacggaagcattcaatgtaaaagtccaatgaggagttacggccctcagggggtgtccatgtggaattctttttcctggagttttgtaacgatggttgtgtattgctgggttgggggggtgggggctgctgaggctgctgtgatggtgtctgttcagtgctttgttcgtcattttgtccagcagagtagttgaagaattctttcagtcttaggcgtctaaaataggcctccaggtctccacaaagttgtatggtttgtgtgggtctggctgggcaaaaggatagtccacgtgagaggactgattgtGGTTCTTTGTACTTGCATTTCTGTGATTTGTGGTTGCATTTGTAATTCTAATCAGATGTAAGCTTCCCCCCCTGACCAAGAGGAAAGCAGATATAAACATCTTACATAAACTAACTAGAAATAAATAATTTGGTTCTCTATTACCTGAACTTGCCTTCCTTTAGAAATAGTACCTGCATCAGCAACAGTTCTTTTTGTACTGCTTTTAAGTAAGACATAACAGACATATAAAAGGAAACGTAAGCAGCACTCAGATTAAAGGGAAAATAATAATTTGAAAGTGGTCGCCAATCTGCTTGCAGCCGATTCTGCTGGAAAACATACAAAGCCAGGAAATCCTAATATGGACATAGCACTTTTATCCCACCAAATAAAGTGTAAGGTGATGTAAAGGTTTTACGAACTGTAACTTCTTACTGCACAATTTTGTTTTCATTGCCCATGATTAGTTCGGTCCATTTATTGTTGTGGTCCTTAGACCAAACATACAAAAACAAATGCATACTTAAAATCCACATTTAAATATAGTAAGAATATAAAGTGGtgatattacaatataaataTGCCAACAAGCGCTGACCTCCGGGAATatgtgcatttatcagaccaaaaccaatcCGGGCTTGCCCTGGCCGCtctggtgactctagataacctcgggccgatcttATCAACTtttgatggtactttctgtgcctaccacgGTGACCACAGGTCTTGGATAACTGTGTTAATTCTAGAACTAATACATGCCAATATAAATACCACAAAAATTTCCATAGCCTGAGTACTGCCAGACAGGAACCAGCTACTTGCTAAGTAATCTTGGTGTCTCTATTGGAAAGAAGTAACTCAAATCTAGCTTTTTCTGAGAGGCCCAGATTTTTTTCGAACATCGGGGTAATGGTTTGTCTCAACCTCTTACCTGGCAAGTACAGAATCTTTCGGTAAAAGGAATGTTCTTGTACTTGCCTTCACATGACTAGACATTTTCTATCTTGATCTTCATGAGTTGCTAAAAATTTAGTCTATGTGATGAAAGACGGATGCCAACACTCCTTCCTGCAAGGCAGCAGAGGTTGACCTCAGTGGCAAAATAGGCTTTTTGAAGAGctggtcagccccccccccttttcttctgctgctacaTCAGTAAAATAGAGAGGGTGGGACTATATTGCCAGTGGACTAGGTATCTCTCACTCTCTACAAAGAGCATCCCTCACAACAACCGTACGAATCTATGAAGATTTTGGAAGGCTGATTCATGTATTAGCACACCATGGTTTGCTGTTCCAGTGGAACAGAGCCTACTGCAAGCTCAGATCAAAGGGGTGGCGTGGGGTCTCAAGCTGAGTTACTGAATTCCAGTATTTGGAGGACGCTGGGATTGATGGATATGATTTCTTTAGGCAGTGTTCAGCTACCGTCCTCAACCGGTCACTAAGAAACACGGCCTGTCCAACAGCAGCAAATATTTAAAGTGTAACAACACAAGAGGGGAAAACTGGACACCCACAAATAACAAAAAAAGGTCAACatctatttgaaaatatataagcATATACCAGAAAATAGTTGTCATACAAAAACTGCCCATTTTAAAAGCTGGCGCTCAGTTGAGTAACATGTATTCTATAACAGCTGCTTACAGTGCATTTCAAATTATCTTCTTTAGGTGTcattttattttaagaaatgCGGCATACACTTCTTTTTCACATAAAGCCACTTGGAACAATCAAAACACTACCAATAAAGTCACCAACTTTACATTCTGGTGTAGGTTTGTgtatttttgaatagattttataattatttttcattttttctggGTTTCAGGTTTCCCCCCTCTTCTGTGGTTAGACTTCATATTGTTTCGGAGGGCTGCCtttttcttttgtccttcagCAGTGCCTTTACCAGAATGTTGCGTATGTAAATtgccatcaagttacaactgatttatggtgaccccagcaaggggttttcaaagcacgggagaagcagaggtggcttgccgttgccttcctctgcagattcttcctggtggtctcccatccaagtactgacccttctaagcttccaagatctgacgagatcgggctagaCCATGCCGCCTTTCCTCCACTAGAATGCTGCATTGCTGAATCAACACGTTAAACCGTTCCCTCAAAACTTCTGAGATCAGTCTGAAGTTATAAATCTGTGATGCAACAAACCTCTTCTACAACAGATGTCTTCGGTTAGGGCACTCCAAGCCTCTGATTTAGGGAATGAATTTCAAACCAAAAGTAATGAGGATCCCTTTGGATTTATCACATTTATCATGTGGTAAATTCCTTTATGGACTTGAGGACGGCATTTATCCCTCTTTTGTTTTATTCATGCAACAACTTGGTGAAGTAATTTAGGATGAGAGGGGGTGATAGGCCCGAAGTCACCTTGTGACCTTTCATAGCAGATGGGAGATTTCAACTCAGGTCTCCCTGTTTCTCATCTAACCCCCTAAACCCCATAGGTTCCTTGCTCATTATGTATCTGTTTAGGCCTTCATTCATAGTGACTTCAGTGTGGTGTGAACAACCAACGGCTGATACAGAGCAAATTCTCACAAGTTATGTTGTTTTATTCCACCTTGAGTATTGTGTGTGAAACTGCAGGGTTTTAACCAACTTCTCTTCTTACTTGACAGCCGGAACAGACATTATCATTGAACTGAATTTTAGGAGATGGCAATACTGTTTCCCCTTTCAAGATCACAGAATGTGACTGACGGTTTCAGCTTTTTTGTCTTTTAGATGAGGAATACCAAACAGAACAAGTGACGTTGGAAATAGCATCTGTTAACATTAGAAGCCTAACGTCTGATTCAGGTCTAATACAACAGGTAAAGAAAACACTGCTAAGCTACCATGTAGGAAGGCTCAATGTCTAATTTGGGAGCCACTGCTAGAAGTGCCATTTTAATCTGGCACATAAAATTGGTCTCCAGTGTTGCTGGCAgcacttttagaattttgagaatggGGAACGGGGACCACCatttaaaaatggctgccatggggccaatcacaaaatgttggaagaCTGCAAGTCTCTGCAGACACAGAGGTGATGCCTCCAGGGACCAAAACACTTCCAGCTCTCATGAGGTGGCGGAAAGCCTATGTGCTTTGGGCCAGAGGTGCTTTGATGGCACTCCTTGGCATTGTCAGTTGAATACACTCCTGTGGTAAATTCTAGTAAAGACCCTTCGCTGACTGGGATGCCATAGATAGACATAATATTAGGTTAGGTCAACTAGTGGTCTGTTAAAGTACCTTCATATGAGAAGTCCCTGGTTGAATGGCATCCAAATTCTGGACCAAAGGAGCAGTATATGCAACTATAACTCTCTTAACATCTTACGCTCTGGTTTCTGGGGCAGCTGCCTCCACGTGGCCCCGCCGGTAATGTCCGCCAACTGAGAGATGGCAGGCGCCTAAGTGTGGTCTGGCTGTACCCATTCCCTCCGACTTGGTATTTACCAACATGGTTGGGGGGGCTGCACCGAAACCATGGATGCTGTGTCCACCAGTTATTATGCTCCAGGGATGCCCTTGGGAACACCGGGAACGCGTGCGTCGGGGCGAGAGGGCCTCTCTCTGGGCTTACCCTGCTGGGGTGTGGTGTCCTGGTGGCTGGAGCCAGGGCCCGGATTTGATGAAATACTGGACTGATGTACGCTGGTGTGGCTACCCAGAGCCGGTGATTATCAGACGTTCCTGTCATTGTGAGGGAAGGTGCCCTCTGAACTGGACTGGCCAAGAAAGGTTGCGCACTCCCATCTGCGGGGTGCGGTAAGAAAGTCCAGGAATGATTCACGTGTACCTGCAGTGGTGAGAGGGCTGCAGTGTAACTATCGATGGAGCGCGCTTGAGGGTAAAGACCtggaagagggaggaaggaagaaggcaTCTCTTCCAGGGAGCAAGAAGGCTTAAGGGCGGTTGTTGCCATTACGTTACAAGAAGGGCAACGGCAGGAGAACGAATGCTATCGGACTTGTCAGATGCGAGAACCCACCACGTACCTTGTCGGATTTTCACCTATCCTGTCTCTCCATTCCCTAGCAAACCGCCACATTTGTTCCTGGTTTGAGGTATACACTGTACATTGGCTTCACTGGTTCGCACCATTCAGTGAGATCTCGTAATGATTACTTCCTTGGTCGCATTATGTGCGACTAAGTGCATGTTGCTTTCACTTTTGAAGATGACAATGATGGACGTGCCATCGGGGGCCAGTCACCCCCACTAACTCAAAAGAGAACACTCTGGCTCTAGTTAAAATGAGCAAACTTTAGTGCTAttattaaaatatacattaatCCTAACAATACACATTATGTTTACTGCTGCATTTGGATTTTCTCCTATATACCAACACGGCTGcttgcttaaaaaagaaaaagtcaaTAGTGGAAAAGAGGAGGGGACCCTTGAGAGAATTATTCTCTGTATTTGATGGATGGGTGCTTTCTGTCTAATACTGAGATTTTAGATAAGGAAACTAATCTCTTTCCAAATCGGTTTGTGTTACAGAAACACTGAGTAGAGTGAGATTAATATCTAACGCCGAGATAAAGGCATGAGAAATTCTGTTTCTTCAAAAGTAGTCTTCTCAACGAGCAAAGCTGTGTGCCTCGCTACTGGGACCATACTACATAAAATTTCTGTGGTTTATTTAAAATTCATCACTAACGCAGTTAAGTTTAGACAGGTTTAGGGTGTCTGGTTGCAATGTATTCTATAACTGCATAGGTCGCCTGTATTTGCATGCACTGTTTTATGATCTATTCCAGAGAGTGCTGCAATACTCTCAGGTGACGGACGTTATATAAAAGCCAGCAGTACTCGACTGCAGCTATCTAAAGGGGAAATCCCTTCTGCTTTCATCTTTCACAGCTGTAACAAAGCTTTATCCGAGTTTGTAGTGCCCCTGGTAACCGCAGAAGCGGCAGCCACCAATTTTTTCCCCAGACCTTGCCTTCACCACATTCAGTTTGGTATTGGCTTCAGAGACCAGGCACCTCTTTTGTGTATTTTATTCTTCAACTGTTGATTTCTTTTTGGATTATTGTGTAAAACATCGCATTAAAAGGTTCATTCCTCTCTATCCCTCATTGTCTTACTAAATACTTTTTTCCAGACTGGGCTTCCGGGATTGATATTAACTTGCATAATTTTCTTCTAACGCCATTTGTTAATGCAAGATTCCATTTCTTTTCAGCCAGAAGATGACGATGATAACCAAAGCAGTACCGGAGAATCCCCCACAGGTAATATGTCACTCTCAGTAGTGCTCGTTTTTCTCATGAGCCGAACACCTGCTTGCATCAGTGATGTACTTGCAATTTCAAACATGCAGAATTTCATGAAATGTTGGCATCTACGCAGTTCAAGCAGCCAGCTGGCACCTGCAGTTGCATCAGAACTTGCCAGATTTGCAGAGGTGGCTGGAAATTGTCATTTTCTTGGCCTTCTTAATTTGGGAGGCAGTGAAAAGCAAGAACTCAGGTTGAGAAAGACTGGGAGGAGTATTTTACAAGGAAGGTAAAAGCCCTAGTCAAAACCCATCCTCTGTTTAAAGAGGGATTCCTCCATAGCAAATTACTCCCTCTCCTTTGGAAAAGGTAAGGTTGATGGTGTGGAAAGGATTTTGTGGGAACAGAAACACTACCACAGTCATTATTACCGTCCTCATTCCCAAATGTATTCTCTGCTTTATTCTCCAAGAGATGTTAAGAATTTTCAGTGCACAGTTGTTGATCTGCAGAAACGTTATCATGCGTATTGGTATTTTGACACTGCAAGTTGCTTAGCTAGATCCTAACAAAAAAAATTCAGTGGTACCAAGACTGTTCCAGGTCATCCTCTGAGTGGATACGTGTATATAATTGACATTGGGTTCGCTTGTCCTTTTAACTTGTTTGGGAGAAAATCCATACTCCTGCCATTTTTACGGGAAAGTTACCTGGACAACAATTCAAGACAGCTTCGCCACAAGCGtctgttcacaaaaataatttctaaaaaagACACTGTAGATATCTTTATTTCCAAGCAGTAGGGTGAAATCAGGATTAGATTGATTCTGCATAGAGCACCTTTTGAGACAGTAATGCTCCACATTTAACACCTGGCACCTCCAATTAGAAAGATCTTTCAGGTAGGAGAACTTGGAATGATCCTAACCCGGAGATGACAATAGCGGGCCACAAGGACTAGCATTCCTATTTTCCTATGATCTTTCATGAGAAAATGTCTATTTTATTAACAGTGTATGCAGTATATTGTGCTTTGGTATTCCAAATACTTATgtgatggaaaacaaaacaattaacTCCTCACTGCAACTGTCATTCTAGCTCCGATGAAATCATGCACAGAAAACGGCCCCTGCTCCATATGTACGTCTCGCCAGCCCATCATCAGCGACTTACTCAACGACGAGGACTTGCTGTATATGATGAGGATAAAGTTGGATCCATCCCACCCGACAGTGAAAAACTGGAGAAACTTTGCAAGCAAATGGGGAATGACCTATGATGAGTTGTGTTTCTTGGAACAAAAACAACAAAGCCCCACTTTGGAATTTTTGCTACGGAACAACGACCGGACGGTGCAGCAGTTGATTGACTTATGCAAGTTATACCAAAGAGCCGATGTTGAAAAAATGCTGTTGAAATGGTTGGAGAACGAATGGCCAAAGAGGGGGCATGGAACCTATCAGAGCAACTTCTGAACGTGAGAACAGCCCATATTAATTTCCACAATGGAAACACCAATTGCTAACGAGAGCAGCTGCTTGCTAATTCTTCCAGCATGACATTTTAATATATATCTGTGTAGCCAGTCTCTGTAATGACATGAATAGtctcagggccgtattattcataaggttaactaggctgaagcctaggggccccgcaagGACTAGGGCCCCgccaattattttttttctgaggcacatccccacataaattacaactgattttcttatttttagttattttattttcatttcctttggatttctattctgccctccccacaaagggctcagggtggattacaacatatcaaaacacattaaaattaatttataacaGTTAAACCATACACAGAGGGtcaggagttggagtctggcACTTATTGTAACccctattaataagataattaactgcttccttattgaaccGAAACCAATTGTCTCttctattaaaacaattatccataagttatatttttaatacattGTTATTcgcttcaaaatattacagaacTGAATAATCATACTTCCagaatgtgctttcctgaagagttctactcacgcaataaagctgttttaaaaaattgtgactagaattcttcaggagaccttcaaaatggttactgcaggtgaaagactgaagtgccagagggggcttgaaatacctgaaagccaaGGGGCcaagccatgggttaatacggcccttcccaccccccacccccgaggcAGGTAAGAGCCTGcttcctgagcctgcttgcagggagggcggaatataaatacggtaaaataataataaaaataataataaaaatgaaaacccACAGAGTGCTATTCAGGGTGGTTGTATAAACTGTCATTTCTGGTGAAATAAACAATGCTTTTAGAATTCCTGTGCTGCTTCCATTGAGAGATGAATTAAAAATTGAGGAGGAAAGATGTCTTTAAAGAAGAGTCTGTATCTTTTACCTGTTGGTCCCTGCCCACCACATTAAATGTAAGGCCTGTTCCCACTTCTTTTGAGAGGACTGCTGTTTCTTATAAGTAGCAaactagggctgtttccacactactcaccttcgttcggaatgctgtggaacatcgcgaaaaaaatgcagaagatagcgtctcaCACGGATTTCGCACGacgaagatgctat
Above is a window of Eublepharis macularius isolate TG4126 chromosome 11, MPM_Emac_v1.0, whole genome shotgun sequence DNA encoding:
- the LOC129337862 gene encoding ectodysplasin-A receptor-associated adapter protein-like; this translates as MASLGDPEAEHAAKEPVEDTDPSTLSLDETEKFPVQDTRLPKDEEYQTEQVTLEIASVNIRSLTSDSGLIQQPEDDDDNQSSTGESPTAPMKSCTENGPCSICTSRQPIISDLLNDEDLLYMMRIKLDPSHPTVKNWRNFASKWGMTYDELCFLEQKQQSPTLEFLLRNNDRTVQQLIDLCKLYQRADVEKMLLKWLENEWPKRGHGTYQSNF